The segment TTTGTTTTGCAAATCTTCCTCCCATACATATTCAATTTTACATTTGCTATCTGAAAAAAGTATAAATTCAGATCTATTCCATTTTTTATAGTTAGGATGTTCATTTGTCAATTTATACAGTTTTAAAACTTCGAAACTACATTTGAAAGCATTTTCCAATTTTGTATTTTTCGTTGCTCCATTTTCATACAGAAACGTAAGATTAAATTCTACAGTATTACCTATTACCATAAGTTTTAAAGATGCAGACTGCCATTTATCATCTAATTCAGACAATACAATATATCTTGCAATTGCATTAAATATTTCCTTTTCCTCTGTAGTTAGCATAATATTAGTTGTTTGGAAAGGTTCTTGTTGTTATTTTACCATCAATCCAATAATCAACTTCAAAACCAATCGGACGCTGAGAAGTTCTCCGCTAAGCGTAGCGTCCTCGCTACGCTTCGTTTGGCGCGGCCTCGGGCCGCAACTTATGCCCGGTTACCTCTTCGTCCTTGCTAAATAGCGGTCTCCCGACCTCCATCCAAAAATAGCAAAAAAGCAAAATGCAGCGGTGGTGGCTGCGCTGTTATATATTTTAATGGCGGTCAAAGACCTCTACTTAAGTTCGACATAGTCGCAACCGAAGCACGAAGTGCGAGTTCAGCGTAGCTAAACTATGCCGAGCCTTGCGCGTTTACTCTACAACAAGCGATGGATATTGCTTTATCAATTCCCCTTTTTCATTGTATCTTTTACTCCAAATTCTCTTTCCCATATCATATTCTCCCTCAAAACGCAATACCCCATTTTCATGCCATTCCATGCATTTACCATGAGGATTGTTATTTGAAAAATATTGCTCTGACAACAATTGACCAGACTGATACCATTTTTTTTGAATACCTTCCTGATAGCCATTTATAAAATTACCTTCAGATGCAAGTAGGTCATTTGGAAACATCTGATAAGCACAACCAGTATAAGGTACTTCCTCAAAAGTATAGTACCATGCTCCAACTCCATCTTGTTTAAAGTCAAGATTATTAATATCTATTCCTTTAATCATTTCCTATTACTTTAATACCGTCACCCCGCTCGCCGTAGTCTACATCAGCGAACGAGGCTGGGCGGAGATTAGCTTCGCTGAGCTCGCACTTCGTGCTCGGTTGTGTCTTCGTCCTTGCTAAGTAGCGGTCTGCAGACCGCCATCCAAAAGTAGCAAAAAAGCAAAGCGCAGCCGTGGTGGCTGCGCTGTTATGTATTTTAATGGCGGTCAAAGACCGCTTCTTAAGTTTAACGACATTGCAACCGTAGCGAAACTCGGCGTTAGCCAAATGCC is part of the Alistipes sp. ZOR0009 genome and harbors:
- a CDS encoding toxin-antitoxin system YwqK family antitoxin; protein product: MIKGIDINNLDFKQDGVGAWYYTFEEVPYTGCAYQMFPNDLLASEGNFINGYQEGIQKKWYQSGQLLSEQYFSNNNPHGKCMEWHENGVLRFEGEYDMGKRIWSKRYNEKGELIKQYPSLVVE